In a single window of the Halobaculum lipolyticum genome:
- a CDS encoding proline-rich domain-containing protein: protein MITSLVAFAGTSAAVRTTVEGPDEVTKGETVALTSTVDVRDDERVRIDAFTLTLRTAESPDEAVRVTVATNGTVLSITPSSGVVGQGEIRIAQLRRSLEVSVSGTDGAYGYGYGYRGGIDERAGQSAAEVGYGYGYGYADTAIVVEASFDSKSLKHGNYETFLAVDTAEADGRFRSNVRAFEVLVPGNGSPPDRGEGDDRRQWFNWFAWNAWSDWNDWNGWGDRDDWDDRDDRDWNDHDRDRDDRRDWEDWTDRDDHDRDDWNDRHDDEDDGDDDRDDRDDWRDHDRHDWKDRHDDEDDDRHEWRDHDDDEDDDRDGWRDHDRHDRDGWNDRYDDEDDEDDDEDDRRTGPPSHANGNGPPSHANGNGPPSHANGNGPPSHANGNGPPSHANGNGPPSDVPRGGR from the coding sequence TTGATAACCTCGCTGGTCGCCTTCGCGGGGACGTCCGCCGCGGTGCGGACGACCGTGGAGGGACCCGACGAGGTGACGAAAGGGGAGACGGTCGCGTTGACGTCGACGGTCGACGTCCGCGACGACGAGCGCGTCCGGATCGACGCGTTCACGCTCACGCTCCGGACGGCGGAGTCGCCGGACGAGGCGGTGCGCGTGACGGTCGCGACCAACGGGACTGTCCTGTCGATCACGCCCTCGTCGGGCGTGGTCGGGCAAGGAGAGATCCGGATCGCCCAACTCCGGCGGTCGCTCGAGGTCTCGGTCTCCGGCACCGACGGCGCCTACGGTTACGGCTACGGCTACCGTGGCGGCATCGACGAGCGCGCCGGCCAGTCGGCCGCCGAGGTCGGCTACGGCTACGGGTACGGCTACGCCGACACGGCGATCGTCGTCGAGGCGTCCTTCGACTCGAAGTCGCTGAAACACGGGAACTACGAGACGTTCCTCGCGGTCGACACGGCCGAAGCGGACGGCCGGTTCCGGTCGAACGTTCGGGCGTTCGAGGTGCTGGTGCCCGGGAACGGCTCGCCGCCCGACCGGGGCGAGGGCGACGACCGTCGCCAGTGGTTCAACTGGTTCGCCTGGAACGCGTGGAGCGACTGGAACGACTGGAACGGGTGGGGCGACCGGGACGACTGGGACGACCGGGACGACCGTGACTGGAACGACCACGACCGGGACCGCGACGACCGTCGTGACTGGGAGGACTGGACCGACCGGGACGACCACGACCGCGACGACTGGAACGACCGCCACGACGACGAGGACGACGGAGACGACGACCGCGACGACCGCGACGACTGGCGCGACCACGACCGTCACGACTGGAAGGACCGCCACGACGACGAGGACGACGACCGTCACGAGTGGCGCGACCACGACGACGACGAAGACGACGACCGCGACGGCTGGCGCGACCACGACCGTCACGACCGCGACGGCTGGAACGACCGCTACGACGACGAGGACGACGAAGACGACGACGAGGACGACCGACGGACCGGCCCGCCCTCGCACGCCAACGGCAACGGTCCGCCCTCGCACGCCAACGGCAACGGTCCGCCCTCGCACGCCAACGGCAACGGTCCGCCCTCGCACGCCAACGGCAACGGTCCGCCCTCGCACGCCAACGGCAACGGTCCGCCGTCCGACGTCCCTCGGGGCGGTCGCTGA
- a CDS encoding glycosyltransferase — translation MTDATDSTRPDADGQPAEHSPDRSVVVPVYDERPDVWTALVERLRAAGWDEVVVCLDAPDDDTARAAERVGEHAGVALAVSDDRRGKGGALRDGLATASGDVLGYVDADGAVAVEALDRLYRSVEWGTAAVAAGSRDAGDADRTGQSLLRRTLGRGYRLLARGVTGVPVTDFQCGAKAFRREVWDAVAADVDETGFAFDTELLALAHRRGFDIREVPIAWDDPGDSDVDVGSDVPDLLRSLARIRGTLRTTPRALPDGGDDGGAVATEPTDGDPPDDTADRDAAAEGDGGGDADADDPMHVALVTSHPPNRGHLAEYGEELARAYAARDDTEVTVLARRTDRAPAVEDRGDYEVRRVWERDAARSAWRLFGELRDGDYDAVQFNLHMTYFGTTNAYRFLGLALPPLCRATLDVPVVTTLHDLLEIVEEDHVDDTVGTLERVGARAATQLVLLSDATTVTAAEYRDVVADRYPLGEAVHVPHGTFVRADGGAAPLEPPLRLLVFGFLGPTKDIETTVRAFRDVRTAVPDAELVIAGGSHPDYPGHREELESRFGDDPGVEFIGYVEEDELDDVWGSATAVLMPYHTCTGVSGVFQLAKSYGKPVVAFENDGMRTSTVETGGDAAFVDPGSPAALAEGIVDLWDDRERLRDIARANAAAGDAVSMTETTDRFVELLADPSTATAAATDGGEGA, via the coding sequence ATGACAGACGCAACCGACTCGACCCGACCCGACGCCGACGGACAGCCCGCCGAACACAGCCCCGACCGCTCGGTCGTGGTCCCGGTGTACGACGAACGCCCCGACGTGTGGACCGCGCTCGTCGAACGCCTCCGCGCGGCCGGCTGGGACGAGGTGGTCGTCTGCCTCGACGCGCCGGACGACGACACCGCGCGGGCCGCCGAGCGCGTCGGCGAACACGCCGGCGTCGCGCTCGCCGTCAGCGACGACCGCCGCGGTAAGGGCGGCGCCCTCCGCGACGGGCTGGCGACGGCTTCGGGCGACGTGCTCGGCTACGTCGACGCCGACGGCGCCGTCGCCGTCGAGGCGCTCGACCGCCTGTACCGCAGCGTCGAGTGGGGCACCGCCGCCGTCGCCGCCGGCTCCCGGGACGCCGGCGACGCCGACCGGACCGGCCAGTCGCTGCTGCGCCGGACGCTCGGGCGGGGCTACCGACTGCTCGCCCGCGGCGTCACGGGCGTCCCCGTCACCGACTTCCAGTGCGGCGCCAAGGCGTTCCGCCGCGAGGTGTGGGACGCCGTCGCCGCCGACGTCGACGAGACGGGGTTCGCCTTCGACACGGAACTGCTCGCGCTGGCACACCGCCGCGGCTTCGACATCCGCGAGGTGCCCATCGCGTGGGACGACCCCGGCGACAGCGACGTCGACGTCGGCAGCGACGTGCCGGACCTCCTGCGCTCGCTGGCGCGGATCCGGGGCACGCTGCGGACGACGCCGCGGGCGCTCCCCGACGGCGGCGACGACGGCGGGGCGGTCGCGACCGAGCCGACCGACGGCGACCCGCCCGACGACACAGCCGACCGCGACGCGGCCGCCGAGGGCGACGGCGGCGGCGACGCCGACGCCGACGACCCGATGCACGTCGCGCTCGTCACCTCGCACCCGCCGAACCGGGGGCACCTCGCGGAGTACGGCGAGGAGTTGGCCCGCGCGTACGCCGCCCGCGACGACACCGAGGTGACCGTGCTCGCGCGCCGCACCGACCGGGCGCCCGCGGTCGAGGACCGCGGCGACTACGAGGTGCGGCGCGTGTGGGAACGCGACGCCGCCCGGTCGGCGTGGCGTCTGTTCGGAGAACTGCGCGACGGCGACTACGACGCCGTCCAGTTCAACCTCCACATGACGTACTTCGGGACGACCAACGCCTACCGGTTCCTCGGGCTGGCGCTCCCGCCGCTGTGCCGGGCGACGCTCGACGTCCCCGTGGTGACGACGCTGCACGACCTGCTGGAGATCGTCGAGGAGGACCACGTCGACGACACCGTCGGGACGCTCGAACGCGTCGGCGCGCGGGCGGCGACCCAACTGGTCCTCCTGTCGGACGCGACGACCGTCACCGCCGCCGAGTACCGCGACGTCGTCGCCGACCGCTACCCGCTGGGCGAGGCAGTCCACGTCCCCCACGGGACGTTCGTGCGCGCCGACGGCGGCGCCGCCCCGCTGGAGCCGCCGCTGCGACTGCTCGTGTTCGGCTTCCTGGGCCCGACGAAGGACATCGAGACGACCGTCCGGGCGTTCCGCGACGTCCGGACGGCGGTCCCGGACGCCGAGTTGGTGATCGCCGGCGGCTCCCACCCCGACTACCCGGGCCACCGCGAGGAGTTGGAGTCCCGCTTCGGCGACGACCCCGGCGTCGAGTTCATCGGCTACGTCGAGGAGGACGAACTCGACGACGTGTGGGGGTCGGCGACGGCCGTCCTGATGCCGTACCACACCTGCACCGGCGTCAGCGGCGTGTTCCAGCTGGCGAAGTCGTACGGCAAGCCCGTCGTCGCCTTCGAGAACGACGGGATGCGCACCTCGACCGTCGAGACCGGCGGCGACGCCGCGTTCGTCGACCCCGGCTCGCCCGCGGCGCTGGCCGAGGGCATCGTCGACCTGTGGGACGACCGCGAGCGCCTCCGCGACATCGCCCGCGCGAACGCCGCCGCCGGCGACGCCGTCAGCATGACCGAGACGACCGACCGGTTCGTCGAACTGCTCGCGGACCCGTCGACCGCGACCGCCGCCGCGACCGACGGGGGTGAGGGGGCGTGA
- a CDS encoding oligosaccharide flippase family protein gives MSDQNTLPFERPVRRLASTVRTVSTDDLVHHGGVMAAATVVAGGFNYGYQVFVGRYLGAEAYGAFGALFALFYLLHVVGRGVRFSASRFAAELNGAHERAAFYRGFLLRSVALGVGGTVLLVAASPAIAGFLGLDSAAPVTVVAAAIGVELVLTANQGTLQGLQRFGALGAFKVAQAAVKLALGVALVLAGFRLYGAFAAVVLGSAVVLVASTAYLLRELGTASAARSSFRYRRAYRYVVPAAIAGFCLTVPANADVVVVKHFFPAVDAGHYAAASVLGKVLLFLPMGISTALFPKVTADHAAARTERLDALFDRALAYAALVAAAGAVGFWLVAEELLLVAYGPEYVAAAPLVRWYGLAISAVVLAIVVLNFELARDRTDYVYAFALGSLLELAAIWFVHDTLIQVAQLVLVANVALFALGLATVKLDLDLVPTRLRNVLSTSDK, from the coding sequence ATGTCAGACCAAAACACGCTCCCGTTCGAGCGACCGGTCCGTCGACTCGCCAGCACCGTCCGCACGGTCAGTACCGACGACCTCGTCCACCACGGCGGGGTGATGGCCGCGGCGACCGTCGTCGCCGGCGGCTTCAACTACGGCTACCAGGTGTTCGTCGGCCGCTACCTCGGCGCCGAGGCGTACGGCGCCTTCGGCGCGCTGTTCGCGCTGTTCTACCTGCTGCACGTCGTCGGCCGCGGCGTCAGGTTCAGCGCCTCCCGGTTCGCCGCGGAGTTGAACGGCGCCCACGAACGCGCGGCGTTCTACCGCGGCTTCCTGCTGCGGTCGGTCGCCCTCGGCGTCGGCGGCACCGTCCTGCTCGTCGCCGCCAGCCCCGCCATCGCCGGGTTCCTCGGTCTCGACTCGGCGGCGCCGGTGACGGTCGTCGCGGCCGCCATCGGCGTCGAACTGGTGTTGACCGCCAACCAGGGGACCCTGCAGGGACTCCAGCGGTTCGGCGCCCTCGGCGCGTTCAAAGTCGCGCAGGCGGCCGTGAAACTCGCGCTCGGCGTCGCGCTCGTGCTCGCCGGCTTCCGGCTGTACGGCGCCTTCGCCGCGGTCGTCCTCGGCTCGGCGGTCGTGCTCGTCGCGTCGACGGCGTACCTGCTGCGCGAACTCGGGACGGCGTCGGCCGCGCGGTCGTCGTTCCGCTACCGCCGCGCGTACCGCTACGTCGTGCCCGCGGCGATCGCGGGCTTTTGCCTCACGGTGCCGGCCAACGCCGACGTCGTCGTCGTGAAGCACTTCTTCCCGGCCGTCGACGCCGGCCACTACGCGGCCGCCTCCGTGCTCGGGAAGGTGCTGTTGTTCCTGCCGATGGGCATCTCGACGGCGCTGTTCCCGAAGGTGACCGCCGACCACGCCGCCGCGCGAACCGAGCGCCTCGACGCGCTGTTCGACCGCGCGCTCGCGTACGCCGCGCTCGTCGCGGCGGCGGGCGCGGTCGGCTTCTGGCTCGTCGCCGAGGAACTGCTCCTCGTCGCGTACGGTCCGGAGTACGTCGCCGCCGCGCCGCTGGTCCGCTGGTACGGACTGGCCATCTCGGCGGTCGTGCTCGCGATCGTCGTGCTGAACTTCGAACTCGCGCGCGACCGGACGGACTACGTGTACGCGTTCGCGCTCGGCTCGCTGCTGGAACTCGCGGCCATCTGGTTCGTCCACGACACGCTGATCCAGGTCGCCCAGCTGGTGCTCGTCGCGAACGTCGCGCTGTTCGCGCTCGGACTGGCGACGGTGAAACTCGACCTGGATCTGGTGCCGACCCGCCTGCGGAACGTACTCTCGACCTCCGACAAATGA